The Agromyces sp. LHK192 genome includes a window with the following:
- a CDS encoding carbohydrate kinase family protein yields the protein MPASVCIVGPASWNRIVLLDRLPEPTPHMQFALDEWETVGGTSAGKALGLAALGRDVALHALIGDDADGRRVREALGASGVELLAEASDRTERHCNLMTAAGERVSLYLSTPTDAPDGPASDVIAAMAGADVIVLDLAERSRRLVPDAVATGRPIWTDLHDYDGAAEFHRPFLEASDAVFMNGDRIGDPLPFLRSVVERGASLAVCTLGAEGAIAVARDSDGNGDGNPTLHRVAAVPVDVRDTNGAGDAFMAGVLDATLAGAPVDDALRAGAQHAASVLGTRHLHPVLDPILG from the coding sequence ATGCCTGCAAGCGTTTGCATCGTCGGCCCCGCCTCGTGGAACCGCATCGTCCTGCTCGACCGGCTCCCCGAGCCGACCCCGCACATGCAGTTCGCGCTCGACGAGTGGGAGACGGTCGGCGGCACCTCCGCCGGCAAGGCCCTCGGGCTCGCGGCGCTCGGCCGCGATGTCGCGCTGCACGCCCTCATCGGCGACGATGCCGACGGCCGGCGCGTGCGCGAGGCCCTCGGGGCATCCGGAGTCGAACTGCTGGCCGAGGCATCCGATCGCACCGAACGCCACTGCAACCTGATGACCGCGGCCGGCGAGCGCGTGTCGCTCTACCTGTCGACGCCGACGGATGCCCCCGACGGCCCCGCATCCGACGTCATCGCCGCCATGGCCGGCGCCGACGTGATCGTGCTCGACCTCGCGGAACGCTCGCGGCGACTCGTGCCCGACGCTGTCGCGACCGGTCGGCCCATCTGGACCGACCTGCACGACTACGACGGCGCGGCCGAGTTCCACCGCCCGTTCCTCGAGGCATCCGACGCCGTGTTCATGAACGGCGACCGCATCGGCGACCCGCTGCCGTTCCTGCGGTCGGTCGTCGAGCGCGGCGCGTCGCTCGCGGTGTGCACGCTCGGTGCCGAAGGGGCGATCGCGGTCGCGCGAGACAGCGACGGCAACGGCGACGGCAACCCGACGCTGCACCGGGTCGCGGCGGTCCCGGTGGACGTGCGCGACACCAACGGGGCCGGCGACGCGTTCATGGCCGGCGTGCTCGACGCCACCCTCGCGGGAGCCCCAGTCGACGACGCGCTGCGCGCGGGTGCGCAGCACGCGGCATCCGTGCTCGGCACCCGGCACCTGCACCCGGTGCTCGATCCGATCCTCGGCTGA